One region of Candidatus Nanopelagicales bacterium genomic DNA includes:
- a CDS encoding DUF177 domain-containing protein yields MAGRTVRQRTEADANDPLVIDSRSLTRQPGSSDVRTAEFPVPEKVGNDVAWVEPGALARLRILLESVLDGILVTADGVVGARGECVRCLEPLKWDQEISFRQFFTYPGVGDGAGDDEAEDVAEMHGDLMDVRPAFHDAVVLALPLTPLCRPDCAGLCAECGFKLADDPQHRHTKIDPRWSALAGLPEAGSQVKESD; encoded by the coding sequence CAGCGCACCGAGGCCGATGCCAACGACCCCTTGGTGATCGACAGCAGGAGCCTGACGCGTCAACCCGGCTCTTCGGACGTGCGCACAGCGGAATTCCCAGTGCCGGAGAAGGTGGGCAACGACGTCGCTTGGGTTGAGCCTGGCGCGCTGGCCCGGCTGAGGATACTGCTGGAGTCGGTCCTGGACGGAATCCTCGTCACGGCCGACGGCGTAGTTGGGGCGCGCGGGGAGTGTGTTCGATGCCTGGAGCCCTTGAAATGGGACCAGGAGATCTCGTTCAGGCAGTTCTTCACTTACCCCGGCGTCGGCGATGGCGCCGGTGACGACGAGGCCGAAGACGTCGCCGAGATGCACGGTGACTTGATGGACGTTCGACCAGCGTTTCACGATGCGGTAGTGCTGGCACTACCCTTGACTCCGTTGTGTCGGCCGGACTGCGCTGGGCTCTGCGCCGAGTGCGGTTTCAAGCTCGCGGATGACCCGCAGCACCGACACACCAAGATCGATCCAAGGTGGTCGGCGCTGGCTGGGTTGCCGGAGGCTGGCTCCCAGGTGAAGGAGAGTGACTGA
- the rpmF gene encoding 50S ribosomal protein L32 — translation MAVPKRRQSRANTHARRSQWKAAPVTLTACDRCGSAKLPHTACPTCGTYKKRPVLNV, via the coding sequence GTGGCCGTACCTAAGAGGAGACAGTCCCGCGCGAACACGCATGCCCGGCGCTCGCAGTGGAAGGCCGCGCCGGTGACTTTGACAGCGTGTGACCGTTGTGGCTCGGCCAAGCTCCCTCACACCGCATGTCCGACCTGCGGTACGTACAAGAAGCGTCCAGTCCTGAACGTGTGA